In Gadus morhua chromosome 2, gadMor3.0, whole genome shotgun sequence, a single window of DNA contains:
- the LOC115537543 gene encoding RNA binding protein fox-1 homolog 1-like, with amino-acid sequence MAYRYAQPTAATAAAYSDSYGRVYAADPYSHVLAPPASYMGAAMNAFVPLSDAKGRSQGAGEELGLVLSSLQASLYRGGYGRFAPY; translated from the exons ATGGCCTACAGATACGCCCAGCCTACTGCTGCCACAGCTGCTGCTTACAGTGACAG CTACGGACGAGTGTACGCTGCCGACCCGTACAGCCACGTGCTCGCACCCCCAGCCTCCTACATGGGGGCCGCCATG aatGCTTTCGTCCCGCTGAGTGATGCCAAGGGGCGGAGCcaaggagcgggggaggagctggggctggtcctctcctctctacaggCCAGCCTCTACCGTGGCGGCTACGGCCGCTTCGCCCCCTACTAG